A window of the Ipomoea triloba cultivar NCNSP0323 chromosome 14, ASM357664v1 genome harbors these coding sequences:
- the LOC116004702 gene encoding uncharacterized protein LOC116004702, producing the protein MAAAPGADKPPSRSFADILSKSSVVSNLKPPSKFKGMPAVAFSDQEIHRFSQKFKFALIGKFNKGRPTMADLRKTFDLIGFGGAFSLGLIDQRHVLINFDLEDDFQRCWLRKSWSIQGYFMNIFKWTPDFRPDIESPIVPIWIAFEGLPTHLQDKEALCSIANLIGTPLKVDSSTLLQNRPSIARVCVELNVSIEKPDQVWITNGSFGGFAQPVIYEYIPPYCLNCQKFGHLVSDCKITRAAKIPQESSQEQHKEYRQETFPLPQHSAPTIVPPRKRWRPVIYQQPKEQQGEGSSLPPPEPEKPQEPESSNGEGASLPPPEPEKQKEPESSNAAHDSIPDNNANLGLTLIDDHGIQSENHSDSHPGHQSDGDVPQNAQNSSLPPLESWKTSSHLITSRIEKSTPNDFIAVTKKKSRPRKDYSESAPSVTTRLSVGGFASEKTKVWLFWSDSFEVDIEIDNEQFIFCNVSFVPWQFNFSFIAVYAKHTRADRAHLWRQLNELIDDTKPILLGGDFNVISSIAEYRGNASPDLGSISDFSEFINDSSLIDLATLGNQYTWHGVRNTGDVWKRLDRFLMTPAWRDYLSEIRIIVHARTTSDHSPILLCGDNANVSCPKQFRFQSMWTTHHGFLEEVRSNWSLPADGGGMRALAFKLKRLKQALRSWNRDIFGNVFDRIKNHENLVADIEKQYDNCPSPENRALLHKHHADLLLALKQEEMFWRQKARVKWLKEGDANTRFFHATVKDRHRRQRICAIKNDSGNLLTTQPAIQEEAISFYTKLFKAEDCFEMESILQNLPISLEVSDNFSLTKPLTREEIKEAVWKLDPDSAAGPDGFSGTFFRHCWEIVHEDVYLAALDFFAGVPIPCAIASAQLVLIPKVINPDTFADFRPISLCTFISKVFTRILATRLSKLLPKLISKEQTGFVEGRNIQDNILLAQELLQYIDKKCRGNNVMVKLDMMKAFDRVSWPFLKAVLHKFGFSIKFINLIMNNLAATRLSVLINGVSSGFFQPTRGVKQGDPLSPLLFILVSEALSRSLILKMGTGMISPYSTRVQCPTISHLAFADDIIIFINGSSNSLKALTESLRQYQAGSGQLINYNKSFFVTSKHCSAQRTATMSRILGMQRSIMPFRYLGVNLFHGRNRLIYYQSLLEKVDGKLQSWTRRLLSPGGRLTLIKHVLSMIPIYTMATIALPRQIVKTLESKFANFLWGTSEGRPKRHWASWKKLCLPQKEGGLGVRCFSSLQHTFTAKLYFNFMQGRSLWSTFMQTRYSEDTPKISDSITWRRMQEMAEFVEENTFKTPDALIWKPSTYGNFSFSSAYDSLRPKAGLTLSSECIWGGGIPTKISVFMWKLLRRLLPFPDVVERFGFCLPSICPFCLGASASLDHCLLLCNRVQNVWNYFSGVFGLPLLNTSSVRSKCHAWWLSSSPNSAVGYITRLMPSLVLWFLWVAYNESIFEGSAFSATRTIKRIKRESLLISLSRSVRKQHSSDSFLLSEGFIANFVESPRRAITWVQWLAPPPGCLKLNTDAFYSANGAAGGACLRNANGSLIIALRFPLVASSALEAEALALRFALQWCELTATIPFIIEVDSLSLALTASSQTVKIPWKIMEVVQYIRSCLSLWGSTLTHIYREANQVADALASEGLNSSSPALFHSCTSLPIKVKLALLYDQRGFSSPRF; encoded by the exons ATGGCGGCGGCGCCGGGGGCCGACAAGCCCCCTTCCCGCTCCTTCGCTGACATCCTCTCTAAATCCTCTGTTGTCTCCAACCTCAAACCTCCAAGCAAATTCAAAGGAATGCCAGCTGTTGCTTTTTCAGATCAAGAAATTCATCGTTTCtctcaaaaatttaaatttgctCTTATCGGCAAGTTCAATAAAGGGCGCCCAACAATGGCAGATCTACGAAAAACGTTCGATCTTATCGGATTTGGTGGAGCCTTTTCCCTTGGCTTGATTGATCAACGACATGTCCTCATCAACTTCGATCTTGAAGACGACTTTCAGCGCTGCTGGCTCCGAAAATCTTGGTCGATTCAAGGTTACTTCATGAATATCTTCAAATGGACGCCAGATTTTCGTCCAGACATCGAATCGCCAATTGTCCCTATTTGGATAGCATTTGAAGGCTTGCCAACACATCTACAGGACAAAGAAGCTCTTTGTTCAATTGCCAATCTCATAGGAACTCCTTTAAAAGTTGACTCCTCCACTTTGCTGCAAAACCGACCATCCATAGCGCGTGTCTGTGTGGAACTCAATGTTAGCATTGAAAAACCAGATCAAGTTTGGATCACCAACGGTTCTTTTGGAGGTTTTGCCCAACCGGTTATCTATGAGTATATACCGCCCTACTGTCTTAACTGTCAAAAGTTTGGTCACCTTGTCTCAGATTGCAAAATCACTCGAGCTGCCAAGATCCCCCAAGAGTCAAGCCAAGAACAACACAAAGAATATCGCCAAGAAACCTTTCCCCTCCCTCAACATTCTGCACCAACCATTGTTCCCCCAAGAAAAAGATGGCGTCCAGTCATATATCAACAACCTAAGGAGCAGCAAGGAGAAGGATCCTCTCTTCCGCCACCTGAACCAGAAAAGCCACAAGAACCAGAATCATCAAATGGAGAAGGAGCCTCTCTTCCACCACCTGAACCAGAAAAGCAAAAAGAACCAGAATCATCAAATGCAGCTCATGATTCAATCCCAGATAACAACGCTAATTTGGGGTTGACCCTTATCGATGATCATGGCATCCAATCTGAAAACCATTCTGACTCCCATCCTGGCCACCAATCAGACGGAGATGTACCTCAAAACGCACAGAATAGCTCCTTACCTCCACTGGAATCATGGAAAACATCAAGTCATCTCATCACCTCCAGAATTGAAAAATCCACACCGAATGATTTTATTGCCGTCACAAAGAAAAAATCTCGGCCAAGAAAGGACTACTCTGAGTCTGCTCCATCTGTCACTACTCGCTTATCAGTGG GTGGATTTGCATCAGAGAAAACGAAAGTTTGGCTTTTCTGGTCGGACTCCTTCGAAGTTGATATTGAGATCGACAATGAgcaatttatattttgtaatgttAGCTTTGTCCCTTGGCAATTCAACTTCAGTTTTATTGCTGTTTATGCAAAACATACTAGAGCAGACAGAGCTCATCTATGGAGGCAACTTAATGAGCTAATTGATGATACCAAACCTATCCTTCTGGGAGGAGACTTCAACGTCATATCAAGCATTGCAGAATATAGAGGAAACGCATCCCCCGATCTTGGGAGCATCTCCGATTTTTCAGAATTCATCAACGACAGTTCCTTAATTGATTTGGCTACTTTGGGAAATCAGTACACATGGCATGGAGTTAGAAACACTGGAGATGTTTGGAAGAGATTGGACAGATTTTTAATGACTCCAGCATGGAGAGATTACCTATCGGAGATCAGAATCATTGTCCACGCTCGAACGACCTCTGACCACTCCCCTATCCTTTTATGCGGGGATAATGCAAACGTCTCATGCCCAAAGCAATTTCGATTCCAAAGCATGTGGACCACTCACCatggttttcttgaagaagTAAGATCAAACTGGTCTTTGCCAGCAGATGGAGGAGGTATGCGTGCTCTGGCCTTTAAACTTAAACGGTTGAAACAAGCTCTTCGCTCTTGGAACCGAGACATCTTTGGCAATGTTTTTGATCGCATTAAAAATCATGAGAACTTAGTAGCTGACATAGAGAAACAATATGACAATTGCCCTTCTCCAGAAAATCGTGCTCTGTTGCACAAACATCATGCAGATCTTCTTTTAGCTCTTAAACAAGAAGAGATGTTCTGGAGACAAAAGGCCAGGGTAAAATGGCTAAAGGAAGGAGACGCCAACACTAGATTTTTTCATGCCACGGTCAAGGACAGACATCGCAGACAAAGAATTTGTGCCATCAAAAATGATTCGGGTAATCTACTTACCACACAACCTGCGATCCAAGAAGAAGCCATCTCTTTTTACACCAAGTTATTCAAGGCCGAGGATTGCTTTGAGATGGAATCTATTCTGCAAAACCTCCCAATTAGCTTGGAAGTTTCTGACAATTTTTCTTTGACAAAGCCACTCACTCGTGAAGAGATTAAAGAGGCAGTATGGAAACTAGACCCCGATAGCGCGGCCGGCCCAGATGGTTTTTCTGGCACTTTCTTTAGACACTGCTGGGAAATTGTTCACGAAGACGTCTATCTTGCAGCGCTTGATTTTTTTGCAGGAGTGCCCATCCCATGTGCTATTGCAAGTGCGCAACTAGTTTTGATCCCAAAGGTTATCAATCCAGACACTTTTGCTGACTTCAGGCCTATCAGTTTATGCACTTTTATCAGCAAGGTCTTCACAAGAATTCTAGCTACTCGCCTGAGTAAACTTTTGCCCAAATTGATTTCTAAAGAACAGACAGGTTTTGTTGAAGGAAGAAACATTCAAGACAATATTCTGCTGGCACAAGAATTGCTTCAATATATCGACAAAAAGTGTCGTGGAAATAATGTTATGGTTAAACTGGATATGATGAAAGCTTTTGACAGAGTATCTTGGCCTTTCTTGAAGGCAGTACTCCACAAGTTTGGCTTCTCAATCAAATTTATTAACCTTATCATGAATAATCTTGCAGCGACTAGACTTTCTGTCTTGATCAATGGAGTCAGCAGCGGTTTCTTCCAACCAACTAGAGGTGTTAAGCAAGGCGACCCCCTATCACCTCTTTTGTTCATCCTTGTTTCGGAGGCATTATCACGCTCCCTCATTCTTAAAATGGGCACAGGTATGATTTCGCCTTACTCGACAAGAGTTCAATGCCCAACCATTTCACATTTAGCCTTTGCAGATGAcatcataatatttataaatggatCATCAAACTCCCTCAAGGCCTTGACGGAATCATTAAGACAATATCAAGCAGGTTCAGGGCAACTGATCAATTATAATAAAAGTTTCTTTGTCACTTCCAAACATTGCTCAGCGCAGAGAACGGCCACAATGTCACGAATCTTAGGCATGCAACGTTCAATTATGCCTTTTCGCTATCTGGGAGTGAACTTATTCCACGGTAGAAATAGGCTCATATATTATCAAAGTCTGCTGGAAAAAGTGGATGGAAAACTTCAAAGTTGGACCAGAAGATTACTTTCCCCGGGTGGGCGTCTCACACTTATCAAGCACGTGCTATCAATGATTCCCATCTACACAATGGCTACTATAGCGCTGCCGCGCCAAATTGTGAAGACTCTTGAATCTAAGTTTGCCAACTTTCTCTGGGGCACTAGTGAGGGAAGACCGAAACGTCACTGGGCATCCTGGAAAAAATTATGCTTACCTCAGAAAGAAGGGGGTTTGGGTGTTCGCTGCTTCTCATCATTGCAACATACCTTCACTGCTAAACTCTACTTCAACTTCATGCAAGGGAGATCACTATGGAGCACCTTCATGCAAACTCGATATTCAGAGGATACTCCCAAGATTTCTGACTCTATAACTTGGCGGCGCATGCAGGAGATGGCAGaatttgttgaagaaaatacatttaaaaCACCCGATGCTCTTATTTGGAAGCCTTCAACATATGGaaatttttccttctcttcgGCTTATGACTCTCTTCGACCAAAAGCAGGATTAACACTATCTTCAGAGTGTATCTGGGGAGGGGGAATTCCCACCAAAATTTCGGTTTTCATGTGGAAACTCTTGAGAAGACTTCTTCCATTCCCAGATGTGGTAGAACGCTTTGGTTTTTGTCTCCCATCAATCTGCCCTTTTTGTCTTGGAGCAAGTGCAAGCTTAGACCATTGTTTACTTCTCTGCAACCGTGTTCAAAATGTTTGGAACTACTTCAGTGGTGTTTTCGGACTCCCCTTACTCAACACTTCCTCTGTTAGATCAAAATGTCACGCATGGTGGTTATCATCATCCCCAAACTCGGCAGTTGGCTACATTACGCGCCTCATGCCTAGTCTGGTGCTATGGTTTTTATGGGTTGCTTACAATGAATCCATCTTTGAAGGATCAGCCTTCTCTGCCACAAGAACCATTAAAAGAATCAAACGAGAATCTCTATTAATTTCCCTCTCTCGGTCAGTTCGTAAGCAACACTCGTCGGATTCCTTTTTACTATCTGAAGGTTTCATTGCAAATTTTGTTGAATCTCCTCGAAGAGCAATCACTTGGGTTCAATGGCTCGCGCCGCCTCCTGGCTGTTTAAAACTCAACACAGATGCATTCTACTCTGCCAATGGCGCCGCGGGAGGGGCCTGCCTTAGAAACGCAAATGGAAGTCTCATTATTGCACTTCGTTTCCCCTTGGTGGCTTCTTCTGCTCTGGAGGCAGAAGCATTGGCCTTGCGCTTTGCCCTCCAATGGTGTGAGCTTACAGCCACAATTCCATTCATAATTGAAGTggattctctctctcttgctctcaCTGCATCCTCCCAAACAGTAAAGATTCCTTGGAAAATAATGGAAGTAGTTCAGTACATCCGTTCTTGCCTTTCTTTGTGGGGTTCAACCCTGACACATATCTATAGGGAGGCCAACCAGGTGGCTGACGCACTTGCTTCAGAAGGACTTAACAGTAGCTCGCCCGCTCTTTTTCACTCTTGTACTTCTTTACCTATAAAGGTCAAACTGGCTCTTTTGTATGATCAGCGGGGATTTTCATCCCCTAGGTTttaa
- the LOC116004863 gene encoding heat stress transcription factor A-1 isoform X2 translates to MGYRCRRSCSSATRWWTTSQRTRSFLGVKVNRPPQMVTTIASSSGMCPTSALNCSPNISSTPISLASFASSISMKVDTDRWEFANDKFVRGQKHLLASIVRRKNSQNVVPKITTQQEVTKSSTTEDDKRLALWKEVESLKIDKNALMQELIKLRQHQQNSQSRLLLLREQVKGMEKNQQQMLSFIVMAMQNPGFLLQFLQPKDNNWLMAETGSNVLSKVDNKCELAPSNGMLVKYQPPLPHQVAEPICSDPTSDPEKSMELDFSSNDIEENDQLTAETGRNNASSEVEHNSELTPSNGILVKYQSPTHQVAVPKCIEPTPYAEKSTDLDFSLDDIKDLFKNIDIFPGPFDEGFLPSENSDPFAIPDMLDGDDVMDMLLSSPISERAETNDSRRSEEELEDGIGKGGTTETPPHTTHAGNFEGMDTLTEQMGHTKF, encoded by the exons ATGGGGTATCGGTGCCGCCGTTCCTGCTCAAGTGCTACGAGATGGTGGACGACGAGTCAACGGACGCGCTCATTTCTTGGAGTCAAAGTCAACCGTCCACCGCAGATGGTAACAACGATAGCTTCATCATCTGGGATGTGTCCAACTTCTGCTCTGAATTGCTCCCCAAATATTTCAAGCACTCCAATTTCTCTAGCTTCGTTCGCCAGCTCAATATCTAT GAAAGTTGATACAGATCGATGGGAGTTTGCAAACGATAAATTTGTCAGAGGCCAGAAGCATTTACTAGCAAGCATTGTAAGAAGAAAAAACTCCCAGAATGTAGTGCCAAAGATAACTACACAGCAGGAGGTGACAAAATCATCGACAACTGAAGATGATAAGAGGCTTGCATTATGGAAGGAAGTTGAAAGCCTGAAGATTGATAAGAATGCACTTATGCAGGAGCTGATTAAGCTTAGACAACACCAGCAGAACTCACAAAGCAGGTTGTTACTTCTACGAGAACAAGTGAAGGGTATGGAGAAAAATCAGCAGCAGATGCTCTCGTTCATAGTAATGGCCATGCAAAACCCAGGCTTTTTGCTCCAATTTCTGCAGCCAAAAGACAATAATTGGCTTATGGCCGAGACGGGTTCAAATGTTCTAAGCAAAGTTGATAATAAGTGTGAGCTCGCCCCTTCCAATGGAATGTTGGTAAAGTATCAGCCGCCACTACCACATCAAGTTGCTGAGCCAATATGCAGTGACCCTACTTCAGATCCCGAGAAATCTATGGAACTAGATTTTTCTTCAAATGATATCGAAGAAAATGACCAACTTACAGCAGAGACTGGTAGGAATAATGCATCAAGTGAAGTTGAACATAACTCCGAGCTCACCCCATCTAATGGAATTTTAGTAAAGTATCAATCACCGACCCATCAAGTTGCAGTGCCAAAATGCATCGAGCCTACTCCTTATGCTGAGAAATCAACAGACCTGGATTTTTCTTTAGATGATATTAAAGATCTCTTCAAGAACATAGATATCTTCCCAGGGCCATTCGATGAGGGATTTCTTCCTTCCGAAAACAGCGATCCATTTGCAATTCCTGATATGCTTGATGGGGATGATGTAATGGATATGCTTTTGTCCAGCCCAATCTCAGAAAGAGCAGAAACAAATGACTCCCGAAGGTCTGAGGAAGAACTAGAAGACGGTATAGGTAAAGGCGGGACAACAGAAACTCCCCCGCATACCACTCATGCAGGTAACTTTGAGGGCATGGATACGCTAACGGAACAAATGGGtcatacaaaattttga
- the LOC116004269 gene encoding receptor-like protein EIX2, translating to MISERPLDLYYDEAGGGSEYYNEIYEDIKGLTLQYNKTLPFLISIDLSGNRLTGMIPVELTRLHAIKNLNLSGNHLSGAIPKSIGDLRNIESLDLSRNALSGPIPLSLSSLSFLSYLNLSFNNLYGRIPMGNQLQTLNDPSIYIGNEGLCGAPLLLKNCPGDVPSFVGQPTETSSSDDHEFFMWFYAGMGPGFFVGFIGVLSILLFKTSWRHAYFKFLGMAYNKILCRC from the exons ATGATTTCTGAAAGACCATTAGATCTTTATTATGATGAAGCGGGTGGTGGAAGCGAGTATTACAATGAAATTTATGAAGATATAAAAGGATTAACATTGCAGTACAATAAGACCCTTCCATTTTTGATATCTATAGACCTTTCTGGGAATCGCTTAACTGGAATGATCCCAGTGGAGTTAACAAGGTTGCATGCCATAAAGAATTTGAAtctttctggaaatcatttaaGTGGGGCTATTCCTAAGAGTATTGGTGACTTAAGAAATATTGAGTCTCTTGATTTATCAAGGAATGCATTATCTGGTCCAATTCCTCTAAGCTTATCATCTCTAAGCTTTCTAAGCTACTTGAACTTGTCATTCAACAACTTATATGGAAGAATACCAATGGGAAATCAACTTCAGACCTTGAATGATCCATCTATTTACATTGGCAATGAAGGCCTTTGTGGTGCCCCACTACTTCTAAAGAATTGTCCAGGTGATGTACCATCTTTTGTTGGTCAACCTACAGAAACTAGTAGCAGTGATGATCATGAGTTTTTCATGTGGTTCTATGCTGGTATGGGACCTGGATTTTTTGTTGGATTTATTGGAGTGCTAAGCATTTTATTATTCAAGACGTCTTGGCGTCACGCGTACTTCAAATTCTTGGGAATGGCttacaacaaaatattat GCCGGTGTTGA
- the LOC116004863 gene encoding heat stress transcription factor A-8 isoform X1, producing MVKSVENGVSVPPFLLKCYEMVDDESTDALISWSQSQPSTADGNNDSFIIWDVSNFCSELLPKYFKHSNFSSFVRQLNIYGFRKVDTDRWEFANDKFVRGQKHLLASIVRRKNSQNVVPKITTQQEVTKSSTTEDDKRLALWKEVESLKIDKNALMQELIKLRQHQQNSQSRLLLLREQVKGMEKNQQQMLSFIVMAMQNPGFLLQFLQPKDNNWLMAETGSNVLSKVDNKCELAPSNGMLVKYQPPLPHQVAEPICSDPTSDPEKSMELDFSSNDIEENDQLTAETGRNNASSEVEHNSELTPSNGILVKYQSPTHQVAVPKCIEPTPYAEKSTDLDFSLDDIKDLFKNIDIFPGPFDEGFLPSENSDPFAIPDMLDGDDVMDMLLSSPISERAETNDSRRSEEELEDGIGKGGTTETPPHTTHAGNFEGMDTLTEQMGHTKF from the exons atggtgAAATCGGTAGAGAATGGGGTATCGGTGCCGCCGTTCCTGCTCAAGTGCTACGAGATGGTGGACGACGAGTCAACGGACGCGCTCATTTCTTGGAGTCAAAGTCAACCGTCCACCGCAGATGGTAACAACGATAGCTTCATCATCTGGGATGTGTCCAACTTCTGCTCTGAATTGCTCCCCAAATATTTCAAGCACTCCAATTTCTCTAGCTTCGTTCGCCAGCTCAATATCTAT GGTTTCAGGAAAGTTGATACAGATCGATGGGAGTTTGCAAACGATAAATTTGTCAGAGGCCAGAAGCATTTACTAGCAAGCATTGTAAGAAGAAAAAACTCCCAGAATGTAGTGCCAAAGATAACTACACAGCAGGAGGTGACAAAATCATCGACAACTGAAGATGATAAGAGGCTTGCATTATGGAAGGAAGTTGAAAGCCTGAAGATTGATAAGAATGCACTTATGCAGGAGCTGATTAAGCTTAGACAACACCAGCAGAACTCACAAAGCAGGTTGTTACTTCTACGAGAACAAGTGAAGGGTATGGAGAAAAATCAGCAGCAGATGCTCTCGTTCATAGTAATGGCCATGCAAAACCCAGGCTTTTTGCTCCAATTTCTGCAGCCAAAAGACAATAATTGGCTTATGGCCGAGACGGGTTCAAATGTTCTAAGCAAAGTTGATAATAAGTGTGAGCTCGCCCCTTCCAATGGAATGTTGGTAAAGTATCAGCCGCCACTACCACATCAAGTTGCTGAGCCAATATGCAGTGACCCTACTTCAGATCCCGAGAAATCTATGGAACTAGATTTTTCTTCAAATGATATCGAAGAAAATGACCAACTTACAGCAGAGACTGGTAGGAATAATGCATCAAGTGAAGTTGAACATAACTCCGAGCTCACCCCATCTAATGGAATTTTAGTAAAGTATCAATCACCGACCCATCAAGTTGCAGTGCCAAAATGCATCGAGCCTACTCCTTATGCTGAGAAATCAACAGACCTGGATTTTTCTTTAGATGATATTAAAGATCTCTTCAAGAACATAGATATCTTCCCAGGGCCATTCGATGAGGGATTTCTTCCTTCCGAAAACAGCGATCCATTTGCAATTCCTGATATGCTTGATGGGGATGATGTAATGGATATGCTTTTGTCCAGCCCAATCTCAGAAAGAGCAGAAACAAATGACTCCCGAAGGTCTGAGGAAGAACTAGAAGACGGTATAGGTAAAGGCGGGACAACAGAAACTCCCCCGCATACCACTCATGCAGGTAACTTTGAGGGCATGGATACGCTAACGGAACAAATGGGtcatacaaaattttga